A region from the Aegilops tauschii subsp. strangulata cultivar AL8/78 chromosome 5, Aet v6.0, whole genome shotgun sequence genome encodes:
- the LOC109748371 gene encoding CBL-interacting protein kinase 15-like — protein MENSGKIVMGRYEVGRLLGKGAFGKVHYAKNLESNRGVAIKMLDKEKVLKVGLAEQVRREITTMRLVAHKSIVQLHEVMATRSKIYFVMEYMKGGELFDKVSKAGKLTEDAAHKYFQQLISAVDYCHSRGVYHRDLKPENLLLDENENLKVSDFGLSALSESKRQDGMLHTTCGSPAYVAPEVISKGGYDGAKSDIWSCGVILFVLVAGYLPFQGQNLIEMYRKIEKGDFRCPGWVSQKLQKLLYKIMDPDPNKRISIQKIKESTWFRKGPGENLTVKERLPSENANTDAVPTLGVRRRKNSHEDAKPLAVTNLNAFEIISFSTGFDLSGLFVEKESKKEARFTSEQPASAIVSKLEAVAKTLNLRVRKKDNGVVKMQVRKEGRNGVLQFDSEIFEISPSYHLIEMKQTSGDSLEYQKLLEESIRPALKDICLGMAWS, from the coding sequence ATGGAGAACAGTGGGAAGATCGTAATGGGTAGGTATGAGGTGGGGAGATTGTTAGGGAAAGGAGCATTTGGCAAGGTGCACTACGCCAAGAACCTTGAGTCAAACCGAGGCGTCGCCATAAAGATGTTGGACAAGGAGAAGGTGCTGAAGGTCGGGCTCGCGGAGCAGGTCAGGCGTGAGATCACCACCATGCGGTTGGTAGCGCACAAAAGCATTGTTCAGCTCCATGAGGTCATGGCGACACGAAGCAAGATCTACTTCGTCATGGAGTACATGAAAGGCGGTGAGCTCTTTGACAAGGTTTCCAAGGCTGGCAAGCTCACCGAGGATGCTGCACACAAGTATTTCCAGCAGCTCATCAGTGCAGTGGATTACTGCCACAGCCGAGGCGTGTATCACCGGGACTTGAAGCCTGAGAACCTACTCCTTGATGAGAATGAAAACCTGAAGGTTTCTGATTTTGGGCTGAGTGCACTTTCAGAATCGAAGAGGCAAGATGGCATGCTCCACACCACCTGTGGATCGCCTGCATATGTGGCTCCAGAGGTGATCAGCAAGGGAGGCTATGATGGTGCAAAATCAGATATCTGGTCTTGCGGTGTCATCCTCTTCGTTCTTGTTGCTGGTTACCTCCCTTTCCAAGGTCAGAACTTGATAGAGATGTACCGGAAGATTGAGAAAGGCGATTTCAGGTGCCCTGGCTGGGTTTCCCAAAAACTTCAGAAGCTGTTGTACAAGATCATGGACCCTGATCCGAACAAGAGGATATCAATCCAGAAGATAAAGGAGTCCACCTGGTTCCGGAAAGGTCCCGGGGAGAACCTTACAGTGAAGGAGAGACTGCCAAGTGAGAATGCCAACACGGATGCTGTTCCAACACTTGGTGTGAGGCGCAGGAAGAACAGTCACGAAGACGCGAAGCCCCTGGCGGTGACAAATTTAAATGCCTTTGAAATCATCTCTTTCTCCACAGGGTTTGACCTCTCTGGCCTATTCGTCGAGAAGGAGAGCAAAAAGGAAGCAAGGTTCACTTCAGAACAGCCTGCCTCAGCCATTGTCTCGAAGCTGGAAGCTGTTGCGAAGACGCTGAATCTCAGggtgaggaagaaggataatGGTGTTGTCAAGATGCAAGTGAGGAAGGAAGGCAGGAATGGTGTTCTTCAGTTTGACTCGGAGATCTTTGAGATCAGCCCCTCGTACCATCTCATTGAGATGAAACAAACAAGCGGTGATTCACTGGAGTACCAGAAGCTATTGGAGGAGAGCATCCGGCCAGCACTGAAGGACATTTGTCTGGGCATGGCATGGAGCTGA